Proteins from a genomic interval of Clostridium scatologenes:
- a CDS encoding aspartate aminotransferase family protein: MKLKDKNLTEKDVKALVKKYMIDTYERYDFVCVRAKGMYLYNDKGEKYLDFYGGIAVNSAGNCNEKVVAAIKEQVEDVIHTFNYPYTVPQALLAEKICKTIGMDKIFYQNSGTEANEAMIKMARKYGVEKYGKNKYHIITAKNSFHGRTYGALTATGQPDNACQIGLKPMLPGFSYANFNDLKSFKALVTEDTIAIMIEPVQGEGGVIPATQEFMDGIKALCDEKDLLLLLDEVQTGWCRTGSIMAYMDYGIKPDIVSMAKAMGGGMPISAICATKEVAKAFSIGSHGTTYGGNPVCCSASLAQINELLDKHLAQNAKTIGNYFMDKLKTLPYIKDVRGKGLLVGVEFDEPVGKDIKHGCLDRKMLVTLIGDSVIRMVPPLIATKEHCDKAYEILKASAEAAYRTLQLKNVV, translated from the coding sequence TAGTAAAAAAATATATGATTGACACGTATGAACGTTATGATTTTGTTTGTGTACGTGCAAAGGGTATGTATCTTTATAATGATAAAGGGGAAAAATATCTTGATTTCTATGGTGGTATTGCTGTAAATAGTGCAGGAAACTGTAATGAAAAAGTTGTTGCTGCAATAAAAGAACAAGTTGAAGATGTAATCCACACCTTCAATTATCCATATACTGTTCCTCAAGCGCTTTTAGCAGAAAAAATTTGTAAAACTATTGGTATGGATAAAATATTTTATCAAAATTCAGGAACAGAAGCTAATGAAGCAATGATTAAAATGGCTAGAAAATATGGTGTAGAGAAGTATGGTAAAAACAAATACCATATTATAACAGCAAAAAACAGCTTTCATGGAAGAACTTATGGTGCATTAACGGCTACAGGACAACCTGATAATGCTTGCCAAATTGGACTTAAACCAATGCTTCCAGGGTTCTCATATGCGAATTTTAATGATTTGAAATCCTTTAAAGCATTAGTGACAGAAGATACTATTGCAATTATGATTGAACCAGTTCAAGGTGAAGGCGGAGTTATTCCAGCTACTCAAGAATTTATGGATGGTATTAAAGCGCTTTGTGATGAGAAAGATTTGCTGCTTTTATTAGATGAAGTTCAAACAGGATGGTGTAGGACAGGTAGTATTATGGCATATATGGATTATGGTATAAAACCAGATATAGTTTCTATGGCGAAAGCTATGGGAGGAGGAATGCCAATTTCAGCTATTTGTGCAACTAAGGAAGTGGCTAAGGCTTTTTCAATAGGATCTCATGGAACAACTTATGGTGGTAATCCAGTATGTTGTTCAGCTTCACTTGCTCAAATCAATGAGCTGTTAGATAAGCATTTGGCACAAAATGCTAAAACAATAGGTAACTACTTTATGGACAAATTAAAGACACTTCCATATATTAAAGATGTTCGTGGTAAAGGACTACTTGTAGGTGTTGAATTTGATGAACCTGTAGGTAAAGATATAAAACATGGATGTTTAGATAGGAAGATGTTGGTTACTTTAATTGGAGATTCTGTAATTCGTATGGTTCCACCACTTATCGCAACTAAAGAACATTGCGATAAAGCATATGAAATTTTAAAAGCATCTGCAGAAGCAGCATATAGAACACTTCAACTTAAAAATGTAGTTTAG